A window of Bacillus sp. DX3.1 genomic DNA:
AAATGCACGCTGCATCAACCAATTGGGCATCGTCTCCATTATATAATCTCCTTTCATTACAGAAAGAGACTTGATGTGAATTCATCAAGTCTCTGTTTTTCCGGCTCCGCTTTTATCTTATCTAGCTACAGCGGCTAGAATAGTCGGTGGCTTCGCTTCTTCCGCCGAGGTAAAAAGCACCTCTATGTCAGAAGCTCCATCCCCCTCCTATTCTGAACGAGCCGCTTCCGCTTTTGATCAAGGGAAACGAGGGAACTGATCAAAGTTCGGGCTACGTTTTTCTTTGAACGCATCACGACCTTCTTTTGCTTCGTCAGTTGTGTAGTACAATAGCGTTGCATCGCCAGCTAATTGCTGAATACCTGCTAAACCATCTGTATCTGCGTTAAATGCAGCTTTTAAGAAACGAAGTGCCATTGGGCTGTTTGCTAAAATTTCTTGTGCCCATTGTACTGTTTCTTCTTCAAGTTGTTCTAATGGAACAACTGTGTTTACTAAGCCCATATCAAGTGCTTCTTGTGCACTATATTGACGGCATAGATACCAAATTTCACGTGCTTTTTTATGACCTACCATACGAGCTAAATAGCCAGCACCGTATCCACCATCAAAGCTACCTACTTTAGGACCAGTTTGTCCGAATACAGCGTTGTCTGCTGCAATTGTTAAGTCACATACGATGTGAAGTACGTGGCCACCACCGATTGCATAACCTGCTACCATTGCGATAACTGGTTTAGGAATTGCGCGAATTAAACGTTGTAAGTCTAATACATTTAAGCGTGGGATTTGGTCCTCACCAACATATCCGCCATGACCGCGAACCTTTTGGTCACCGCCAGAACAGAATGCACGTCCACCTTCACCTGTTAAAATGATAACACCAACATTTGCATCATCGCGAGCGTGTGCAAATGCATTGATTAACTCCATTACCGTCTTTGGACGGAATGCATTATGTACTTCAGGGCGGTTAATCGAAATTTTTGCGATACCATTGTATGTGGAATAAATAATATCTTCGTAATTACCTTCTTTTACCCATTCAACTGCCATATATTATTACCTCCTTTTTATTTCGCTAGTCATTCGATCTAACTCGTACGCTAACGCTCTATAAGTTCTGCTCCTCCTTAAAGGAAAAATCCCTAGAAGAAAGTATCACTGTATGTTTTGGAGAAATCCCTTTACTATTGTATCAAACTTTTGCGGTTGTTCCACATGAATTGCATGGCCAGACCCATCAATTTTTATAAATTGCGCATGAGGGAT
This region includes:
- the menB gene encoding 1,4-dihydroxy-2-naphthoyl-CoA synthase, coding for MAVEWVKEGNYEDIIYSTYNGIAKISINRPEVHNAFRPKTVMELINAFAHARDDANVGVIILTGEGGRAFCSGGDQKVRGHGGYVGEDQIPRLNVLDLQRLIRAIPKPVIAMVAGYAIGGGHVLHIVCDLTIAADNAVFGQTGPKVGSFDGGYGAGYLARMVGHKKAREIWYLCRQYSAQEALDMGLVNTVVPLEQLEEETVQWAQEILANSPMALRFLKAAFNADTDGLAGIQQLAGDATLLYYTTDEAKEGRDAFKEKRSPNFDQFPRFP